The sequence ACGGCGCTGCTCCAGCCTCAACGCATGCGTGACCGCCTGCCGGTGCCACGTGAATCCAAAGTCCGTCCTGGCGGTATGGGCCATGAAGGCAGCATCGCCCTCAGGACTACTAAGGCTCCACTCATCCGCCACCGCCTCACCCAGGCAATTGAGGAAGGGGGACGGAGGTCTGCGTGACCGTGGCGCGGGCCGTCAGCACGAGGTGGCCTTCATCCAGCAGCCACTGCCGGCAGGTGTCCCAGAGACCGCCCACCTTGAGGCCGCCATGGTCCTGCTCCTGGAACACCCAGACCACTTCAATCTCGTCGTGCAGGTAGCTGTCGGTGCGGGCCTGCAGTTGGTGCAGGGTCAGGGGACTGAGTTGGGCTTCCACCGCCACGCGCGTGCCGTCCGTCAGGGTGATCAGGGCGTCGGCAATGCGGCCGAGGTGGGCAAAACGCACCTCGTATTCCAGTGAGGCCACCTGCTGCCCAAAGTGACGCCGGAGGGCTTCACCGGCGGCGCGTTTGAGCGCCTGATGCTGGGGACTTTCCTTCTCGCTCTCCGCTTCGAATGGACACTCGCTCGCTTCACGCTTGTGGGCGAAGTACCAGGCCCGGATCGCGCCCATGCGGGGGGTCATCGGTTTGGCGCAGAACTTGCACTGCCACGTCTGCGCCAGGATCTCGTCCCGGGTTCGTTTCTGGCGGAGGGTGGGCATATCCAGCGGCTTGGGGTCATGGCCGTCTCGGATCAGCAGGGCAGAAATCACGGTGCCCTCAGCGGTGGCGGCCGAACACACCCGGCGACTTCAGCGGATGCTGGACGCCCCAGTAGGCATCCCAGGTCGGGATGATGATGAGCGCGCAGAGCCACACCACACCCATGACGTCCCCGGTACTGGGCACGAACCAGCCGATCAGGAAAGGGGCCAACAGCCCCAGGAGCAGCACCGCGCTCCCACCTCGGGTCGAGCGCAGCCAGTGCACGTCGCGGCCCAGGCCTCGCCACGCCACCCAGGCGGCCACCACCCAGCCGATCAGGCGGGTGAGCATCCAGGTCTGCATGGACGGCGTCCAGGCATCGGCCAGGGTGTACAGCACCAGGTACAGGCTGAACAGCGCGCCGGACAGCACCACCAGGGACCTGGAGGCGAGCAGCATCAGCCGGTCTGCGCGCTTGACGGTGCCCCTTTGGGTGTCGGGGGCCTCGTAGGAGGCGCACAGGCCAATCACCTCGGGGAGATGCGAGAGGGCGCTGAGGAGAGGATGGGGTTGGGTTTCGCACACGGCCAGCCAATCGCGTTCGTAGTCTGCCCGGATGGGTCGGGGCAGGGGGAGGCAGAGGAGGGCCATGAGTCGGTCGAGGGTGGGATTGGCGGGCATCTGGTCTCCTTTGCGTTCAGCCCAGAACGAGGCGGCCGGGCAGTCGGGGGGCGTCTTTGAGTTCGGCTTCGGCGAGCGCCCGACCTTCTGAGGTCAGCTGGTAGTACCGGCGTTTGCGGCGGCCCTCGACGGCTTCATCGATGTCTTCGAGGGCACTGGTGAGATAGCCGGCCCGGGTGAGTCGCTCAAGGGCCGGGTAGAGCGCCCCGTTGCTGACGTTGGCCGCGCGGGCGATTTCCAGGCCGTAATGCTCGCGGTGGGGGTCGGCGTACAGCACCCCCAGGATCCGGAGGATGGTCAGGGACATTCTGAATTTACCCATGGTCTTAGTATGACACTCCCCCCATGGTCTTAGTCAATGACTGGAGTCCGGTTGACGCGACCGCCAACTTTACCAAGCGCGACTGTTGAGTGCGCCCAAAAGCTCAAAAGTGCGCCCAGCGCTGGATCTGAACAGGCTATGTGCTGCCCTTTGCTTGTGGTCCGTTCGCGCTGGGCGCACAGGTCGTAGAATCTTTCTTACGAAAGATAGCCTATAGGCAGTTATATTTCAGTCTATAGACTTATATTTCAGATAGTCTAGAGGCGATGAAATGGTCTGACATTGAAACCACCCTGAAGGCTGCCATCCGAGAGAAACGGGGGGCACAAAGCGAAATTGCGCGCCGCCTTGGCATCAAGCCTGGGAGTGTCGCCAACTATGTGAGCGGCTCGAACAGCATCCCCACGCCCCATCTCGACACGATTCTCACCGTCATGGGCATGACCCTCCACTTGGGCGACGCCTCCACGGTTGATATCCGCAATTTCCTGATTCAAATGAGCGAACAGCCTGACCAGCAGTTCTTCGATTCCAGCGGACAGGGCCGCCATGTCTATCACTATGGCGAAACCGAAATTGCGGGCGTCACCGACCTGGTGTGGTACAGCCCAGGGCTCTGGTGGGTCAAACTGCGCCACCCGAAATTTCGTGCTCACACGCTTGGCACCCTGCAACATACCGGTGAAACCGTCCTCGCAGACACCTATCACGTGCTTGACGGACCGTTCAAAGGGTACGGGGTGGCTGTCTCCGCCAATCTGATTCACCTGTGGGCACCAGGCTTGCCCGGCACGCCCGAACATCCGGCCCCTTACCTCAACTGACACCTTGACTTTCGGGGTCCTCCTCCACGGCACCAGCAGCACCACTGTCCAACACGGCTGCATTTCTCCTGACCCTGAGCCGTTAGCGCCTTCTCGAAGAGTGTGAACGCTGTGCCTCCTCTTGAAGAGCCATCAGAGCGGCAACTCTCTACTTCACGTGAGACCGTGTGGACCCGCAGGTCCACCGCCGGGTAGTAACCACATTCGCCCGAAAACACCCGTTAAGAGTGTCTTTACTGTCCTACTGGAGTTTTTAAGGTGAGAGAAGTTCAGAGGTTGTTGAATAGCCACACCTCGAACTGTAGGCCGCACATCATATGTAGCTGATGCTAGAGCGGTCACAAAATCGCACGAAGCTCGCGGGCAACACAACAAAGCGAACTGGTTTCCTTCCAGTCCTAGATTCTCTCTGCGCGCTCAAATGCCACCCTAAAGCGTGTTGGGAGTTGACTAACACAGCATTGAGGCAGTTTCAGCCTAACGTAATTGCTACCAAACCCACAGGTACTTAACATATAAGTTTACAAAATTCAACTTATATGTTAACCTAGCAGCATGCCGCCGGTGAACCCCATCCCAAACTTCGACCAGCGCGGTTTGCTGCCAGCTGGCGATTACCACGTAACCTTTGACCAGATTCGGCACTTCCACCTTGTTCAGGGTGACGGTTCAAGCGCGACGTGGGACACAACCTGGCGGCGGAGTTTGGTTGATCACTGCGAGGTAATGGTGCGACAGTTGTGGGCAGCCGGGGTCACCACGATCGTGCTCGACGGCTCATTCGTTGAGGCCAAAGACCGCCCCAGCGACATCGACGGCTATTTCGAGTACGACGTGAACGGGTTGGCGATACTAGTGGCGCGACTCAACGCAGGTGATCCTGAGCGAATTTGGGACTGGAATCCGAACAGACGCACGCTGGATGTCGCCACTGGGAAACGTCAGCTGCCGATGTGGCATCGCCATCACGTGGAGTTGTACCCGCATGTCGGACAGCCTTCTGGCATTCCCAACCGCCACGGGCATCCTCAACTTTTTCCCGCCGCCTTTCGGCAACAGCGTGGCACGTACGAACCCAAAGGCGTTCTGGTCGTGGTTCAACCACAAGGAGGAGTGCAATGATCAGGAACGACACAGAGTACAAGCGGGTTCTGCAGCAGATTGAGGAGGGCCGGGCCCACTTCCACGCCCAGCGGGCCAGTTTTCAGGAGCAAGGCGTTCCCGTAGAAGCTGCAGACATCGCGCTTCAAGCCACCGAGAGTTTCCTCCTGGGTCTGGAAGAGGACGCGGCGGCGTATCTGAACGCCAAGAGCGGTCACCTCACCCCCCTGGGCGACCTCAAGCACATCGGGCGCTGGCTGATTCATGCTCGCATCGCCCGCGGGCTTTCACAAAGGGAGCTGGCCGAGCGCCTCCAGGTTTCCGAGGCACAAGTCTCCCGCGACGAGCGTAATGAATATTCGAAGGTGGGGGTTGACCGCGCGCAGGCAATTCTCGACGCGATGGGTGTTGCATTACGCGTTGTAGAAGATCGGCATACAACTATTCCCACTGCGGAGAGTGCCGCCTACACCATCCCATTTGAAACTCACAGCGTACCTTCCTCTGAGGTGGACAGCGAGCTGTACCGCATCGCTGGGAATTTTCGAGCCAAGAAGAACCTATCGCCTGAAAAGACACGTCAGATTGCTCACGCCCTGAATAACCTGCTCAACACGCTTGCTGAGGACGACAGTCCAGCGGTACGACAGGAGTAGTCTTATGGCCAAGACCGCCCCACCCTTCACGCATGACCATCTTGAACACCTTCAGCAGAATGCCGACGTGCTGCGTGCCCAGGTGGGAGCCGGTCCAGACGGGCCAGTGGATGCTTTCGCCCTAGCGGCGGTCTTCGGTGCCCGTATCGAGTACCTGGATGGAGACGTCGACCCGGGTGATTTTTCGGGCATGGTCACCATGCACGCGGGCCAGCCCGTGATCGTACTCAACCGGAACATGTCTGCTGAGCGCCGGAATATTACCCTGCTTGAGGAGCTGTGCCACTTGCACTACCGGCATCCGGTAGAGGAATGGGACGACCAGGGGCGGCAGCACACCAACGTAACCGAGTCGGAGGCGTATCAGACTGGGGCTGCCGTGCTGCTGCCCGCCATCGTCGTGGCCAAAGCCGTATACAAGAACCGCGCCGCTGCCGACGTGGCCCGTGAGTATGGAGTAAGCAAAGAACTATTCGAGATGCGCGTCAAGGTGCTGGGTCTGTGGCCCCACTATCAGGGGAGGAAGGCCGCATGATACCCGCTATCCAGAATTCGGTGGAAACAATGCTTCTGAGACGTTGGGAGGCCACCCGGCCCGAATCTCTGCGTGAGTTTGACCAGATTCCCATGGTGGGAACAGACCTTGTGGAGAGTGTCAAGGTCGCGGCCCGGCGGCTGGCCGACCGGCGCGTCGTCTTCATGGGCGACCATGATGGCGTCAGTGTACTCATCGGGATGTTCGCCTCCCGTGGCCTTGTACCGGCACCTAAACGCATGCACCTGCTTGATTTCGATGAGCGCCTTCTTGATCGGGCCCGACTGATAGCGACCGAATACGGCTTTTCGCACCTGCTGAACGCCGAGTTATACAACGTTTTTGATATGGTGCCTGCCCATCTCATTGGCGCTTTTGACGCCTACTATACGAATCCACCGTACGGGATGAGCAATGACGGCGAGAGCGTGAGGTTGTTCATGGCCCGCGCCATGGAGATGGCGAATGCCCCGGGGTCGCTGGGGCAGGTCGTCTTGCCCTGCGATCCGCAGCGGCCCTGGACCCAAAACGCTGCTGCCCGCACCACGCAATTTGCCGAGGCGTACAGTTGGGACGCCATAGAAATGCTCTGTGAGCGGCACGGCTATCATCTCGACGACGATCCACAGTTACGGTCAGCGCTGCTGACGCTTCATGCGCGAGGGGGAAACCGGCTACCTCTGCCGTGGCAAGGTAGAGACGTGCCTCATCAAGAGATTCCCTATTTCTACGGCCGGTCCGTTGCGCCGCCCTATCCCCGCTACATCTTGAGCGACGGTCAGCGTGTACAGTCAACGCAGGTGGCGTCCTAGTGCAGCCGGAGCCAACAGCACCTGCCACTTGGATTTTCCAGGCCAACCCCCAGCAGTACGATATCGCCGCTTCACTGGCTGCAGAGCGGGTGGAGTTGTGGAACTTACGTCAACACGCATCGAAAGTGAAATTGGGCGACCGGGTGTTGGTGTGGATTTCAGGCCGGAAGTCCGGCATTTATGCGGTGGGCGAGGTCATCAGCGCTCCTATGGATCAACCGGATTCCACTGTGGGACGGCGTTACTGGAAGTCCGCAGGCGGGCATCAGGTCTGGCCACGCGTCGAGGTGCGCTACAGCCAAGTGCTACTCGACCGCCCGCTCTACAAGAAGTACCTGGAGTTCGATGCAGCGCTAACTCAGTTGGCGATCCTCCGTCAGCCCCGGGGCACAAACTTCGCTGTGTCAGCGAACGAGTGGGAGGCGTTGAACAGTTGGCTGTCGAGTTAGCCCCTAGACGCGGTGCTCATGAGGGCATGAAATTGTGTCAGATATGGATGTAGAGGTACTGCAACGGGACCTTCGCCGGTTCTCGGAGCGTCGGGGCTGGGGTCGCCACCACAACCCCAAGAGTCTGGTAATGGCCCTCACTGTAGAGGTCGCTGAATTGGTAGAGCACTTTCAGTGGCTTACGGAAGATGAGTCGTTTCACCCTACCGATCTGGAAGGTGTACAGGAAGAGGTGGCCGACGTCCTTATTTATCTGGTTCAAATTGCCGACCGGCTTAACATTGACGTTACTGAGGCCGTGACCCAGAAAATGAAACGCAACGCCGACAAGTACCCTGAACCGATGACTGCGCTGTGCGCTGACGGTGGGCCTTACTGTATGGTCGAACCGATGGGTAAATGAAGCCAACGCCATAGCGCCAAGTTCGCGGTCAATCGAGCGAAGCTGCAAACCCCGAGACTCTCTGCTTGCTCGATTGCCTCCCTAATGCCCGTTGAAAGTTGGTTGGCAGAACATTTGAGCGCTTAACGGGTATTTTCGGGCGAATGTGGTTATTACCCGACCGCCTGCCGCAGAGGGACGTTGAGATGTAACAGCAGAGGCGTGTCCCTCACTCCACGTGCGTCTGAAAACGGGCTAGGGCATGCCCAAAATGTGACCTCTACCCCTGGGCGACGATCCGCCGCTCCAAGCGGTCGCGGTCCTCAATTGCCTGTGACCTTCCCTGGTGATCCATGACCGAGAGGGTAAAGCCCTGGACCCCTGCCACTGCCCGCACCTGGAAGGGCTGGCCACCGTTCACGCACAGGGTGTCACCCACCTGCACCTCGCGCAGATCGTGGACTTGTTGCCAGACGCGCTGGCGAGCGTGCCACTGTTCATCTTCCAACAGGACGTCCAGTTCGGCCAGAAGATCAACCACGGGCCGTCCAGCCGCCACCGCTGCGCGAATGTCTGCCTGGGCTGCCTCTGGAAACCGGGTGCGCGCCCCCCGGAGGACCGCCTGCACTTCCCGCGCCAGCGAACTGTGCAAGGCCTTCAGGGCACCCTCGTCCAGGGTGGTGGGCCAATTCAGCGAAGGGGGTGGGGACTGCCGGGCCCGCAGGGCCGCCCCTTCCAGAGCGTCCCAGAAGGCCAGGTGGGCCTCGGTTGGTGTCAGGGTGGTCGGCAGACTGGCCCCGAAGGGAAATCCCGCCGGCAGGCGCGCTTCCAGCTGCGCTAGGCGTGGCTCCAGGCCCTCGCCATGCAGCCAGAGCCGGGCCCAGCTGAAGCGACCGCCAGTAGCCTGCGGCGATGAACCGGAAAGCGGCCAAGAGGGAGGGGCTGTGCGGCGTAGGCGCGCTCGGCTCCAACCAAACCGCTCGCTGACGATCTCCGGCAAGGTCGCCTGCGCCAGAGCGAACAGCACCGCCTGCCGTTCATCTTGCAGGTAGGCCCAGGTCACATCGTCTGGGGTGTGTAGCGCGGCCAGCACCCCAGGGCCTTCCTGTTCACATAGGGTGGCCAGTAGAGGCAGCAGTTCTGGCTCCTCAAAGAGCTCGCCGAAGTGTGGGCGGGCCCGTTCCAGGTCATGCATGACCTCGCCCTCATCAACGGCCGCCAGCTGATGATCCAGTGTCCGCAGGTTCAACACCGTGCCCGTGACGGGATACAGGGCCACATGAGCCTGGGCGGTCATCAGGGCTCTGTGAAGCACGGTCAGCCCTGCCCTCTCCATCTGGGCCAGGACCTGCTGGGCCTCACCTGGGGGCAGGGTCAGGCCGAGCCTAGCGAGACTCGCCTGGAGGCGCTCTTCGAGACCCAGCAGGGGGTTGACCACGCCTTTGCCCTGCTGAAGGGCGGCCGAGTAGTGGTTCCAACTGCGTTGGGCCGCTAACTGGGCGCGCAGCTCGATGGCCTGACTACGCTTGATGATGAGACCGCGCGCGTTCAATTCGTCCTGCAGCGCTTGGGCCTGGGTTTTGGCCAGTGCTGACCAGAGGGTGGCGAAAGGGGCGTCGTGGTGCATGGTCACTCCGGTCCAGGCGGACGGAAGCGTGGTTCCTGCGTTGCCCCGCTCCGCCTGGATGGGGGAGTGAGGAGGAAGAGTGTGCTTCAGAGGTGGTGCGCTGACCATTCGCCAAACCCCGGCAGGGGTGCAGGATGCAGGCTGTCAGTGAGCCTGAGCCAGTCAACCAGTCCAGCAGGTCACTGTCAAGCAAGATGCAGCATCGGTACTGAAGCCTTCTGCTCGCTCAGCGCCGGAGGTCCAAATTCCCTTGCACGGGCCCAGCGCCGATGGTGCCGGTCACCTGTGTGGACGTGACATGGGCCTTGAGCGACCCAAACGCCAGACCGTTGCCATCGACCAGCTGACCGGAGACGAAGGTCCCGCCGGTCTGTGGCCTGATCTCGCCCTGGAAGCCATAGGTGCCGAAGGGCGTCTCGACCTGCACCGTTTTGGGCTCGGAGAGCAGGTTGAGGTGCAGCGTGATGTTCGCGCTGCCAACGGCACCACTGGCCAGCCCCCGGTAAGTCCCGGAGCTCAACGCCTGGGACACCGGTGCGGCGCCAGCGGAGGGCCCCAGCTGGCCCTGGATGAGCGGCCACAGATAGAAGGCGGCGCCGATCACCAGCAGGGTGCCCAAGACCGCGCCCACCCCGCCCCCTGCTTTTGGTGGGGCGCCGGGTGCCGGCGAGGTGGCCACCGCCGACACAGCGGCCACCGGGCGCAGCAGCGCGCGGCGCAGGGTGCGCTTCTCCAGGGCGTGGCGCACTTCGTTGATCACGAGCAGCCCGCAAAGGGCCAGCAGGGCGTAAAGCACCTGATAGGGATGGAGCTGCACGTAACGCGCCAGTTCGGTCATGGACCTTCAGGGTACAGGAGGGCGCCGGCCCGCACATTCAGTGCCCTGGCTGTTTGACGCATGCGCCAACGTCACCACCCGTCTACCCTGAGGGCATGAGCCTACCTTTGCCGTCCTGGCATTCCATGCGTCGCGGGCGGGCCGCCTGACTCCCTGAGCCTGCTCAGGACCCGGCCTCGCCCACTCTGGCCCCGCGGTGGGGTGAACCCATCAAGAACCTGGTGCGCCTTGAGGGGGAAAAGCGCGCGGTGTTGCGCACAGCGGACGAGTTGCTGTACCAGGCCAAGGCCTTTGGCCGCAACCGCGTCGTGACGAACCTGGGGCGCGTGACGCACGCCGGAGACGAAGGCCAGCCGTTCGGCGCCCGGGTGGGGTCAACCACCTGACGCTCACCGCGCAACGCGTGAAGCAGGGCGTGTAGCGTTGGAGCGCGGAGGGGCCCGCCTCTAGAATGGGAAGTGCGACGGTGATGCTCTGCCGCAGCTCCCTCAGCGCCAACCGGTGTCCGCCGTCGTCCAAATCAAAATCATTGGCACCAGTTCTACACCTGCCTTGAGCGAATGCTCCTGCGCCGTCATGGACTTCTCGAGGCCTTGAACCGTCACTTGACCCCACTCACCCGCAGGTGGGCCATCTCCTGGCGCGGCGTCGTGCTGAACAACCGCGTGTACTCACGCGTAAATTGCGACGCGCTGGCGTACCCCACCTGCCGGCTGACCGCCCCCACATCCAGACCCGCGCTGTACAGCCGCCGGGCTTCTTGCAGGCGCACGTTCTTCTGAAATTGCAGCGGACTCAGCCCCGTCACCGCCTTAAGGCGGGCATGGAACGTCGACACTCCCATATAGCTGCCCTGCGCCAGCGCCTCAATATTCAGCGGGCATCGAAATGGTCCTGAATCCACGCAATGGCCCGCTCGATTTTCTGGCCGCTTATCCTCGCGTTGCCCTCCTCCAGCAACCTGCCATAAGTCACCGCGAATAGGGATTGACACAGAGCTACATCGCTACCAAGTTAGGATTCCCTCCCCTCAGCGCATAGCTTCGCCGATGAAAGGACTGGATCATTCCTCAGCGTGGTAAAATCGGCAGTGCGAATTGCGACGTTAGACCAGCTCCTAGACGCTCTTGATGGCCTATTTGCTGATGGCTCTGATTGGACTCGGCGAGAGCAGGACGACCCTTGGATTCGGATTTTCAGCCAGGATACTCACCCTCTGAATTCCAATCTTCCTGATGCCAATTTGGTCTCCTGGTTGAGGCAAGGTCTGCTTCCGTCCGGGGAGGCTCGGACGGCACTTGATCTCGGTTGTGGCTTAGGTCGCAATACTCGCTGGTTCGCTCGACAGGGATACCAAGCCACCGGCATCGACCTCTCCGCATATGCGGTCAATCAAGCGCAGGCGCGCTCCAACGAAGGAGATGTCACGTTTCTTGAGGGAGATGTCCTGCGCGAGCATATTTCTGGCGGGCCTTTTGATGTGATCTATGACTCAGGCTGCTTCCATCATCTTCCACCGCATCGGCGATTGTCTTATCTCCGGACCCTGGAGAAGGTTCTAAAACCTGGCGGATTGTTCGGTATCTGCACCTTTGCGTGGGGGCAGATGGGCAGTGAGGAAGACGATGTCACGCTCCTGCGCCAGGGACATCTTGAAGGCGGAATCGCGTACACCATGGACGATCTTCGCCAGGTCTTTTCTTCGTTGGAATTTTTGGAAGGTGGTGCTCTTCAGGTCGAGTCAGGTCAGACAGAAGAGGTCTTCGACATGCCGTTCCTCCATGCAGCGCTGTTCCGACGGCCTCAAGAACAGCAGGATGGAAGTTGAATCGCACAGCAGAGGCAAGGACCGGGTAGCGATCAGCCACTGAGGTCAATGAACTTTAGGTTGTGTGCCAGGACGCCCAGCGCGACCTTTAACCGCAGGCTGAGGTGCGTTTTCACCTGACCCCAACGCAGTCCCGCACCAGCAAGGACAGAGAAGGCAGACTCGATCGCTTTCCTCGCGGCCCCGTATTCTTTCAGCCTGTCTGGCATTGAGTTTGAAAGGTGTCAGGCATGTCCCTGACTGATACCCCTTATCTCCGATTTGTTTTGGGCCACCATAGAAGGAAAGCCTGGGAAATGATGGAGCTTCACAAAGCGCCACCAGCGGCTGAAATACGGCGCCTTGTGCAGCTTCTGAAGCAGTGCGACTGCCAGCAGGTCAGCATCAGAGAGCTTCTCGTGGGAATGGATGAGCTTGGGCGGAATGTGCGGCTGAATCCAGCGGCTCAGCAGGGTAACGGCAACACTCAGCGGTAGTAGAGTGAAGTCGGGACGGCCCATCACTGTACTTCGGGAAAATTCAAGGGCCGCTGAATAGGCCGGTACAGGGACAACACCGCGAGTAGCAAGCTGGAAGCAGACCTGCTGCCAGCTCATCTCGGATCGTTGGTACCGAGTCGCCTATGAGGTCATCAGGCTGGCTGAGCCGCAACCATTGGAGAAAGAGCAGGGCCACCATGCAGAGCAGAGCATGATGGTGTAACCCGCGCCATGAGCGGCCCTCAAAGTGATCCAATCCCACCTCCTGCTTCAATTCTCGATGGGTCAATTCACACGCCCACCGGCGCTTGGTTCCCTCAACGAGGTGATGAAGCGCCGTCTCGGGAGGGAGGTTACAGGCATAGTATTTCCGTTCGCCACCACGCCGTTCCTCCCCGATGATCCAGGCCGATTGACTTGGTAAGTGCTGACCTTGCCGATACTCCGTCCCATCAGCCAAGCAGACGTATTTGGCTGCGAAGCGGCCAGAGAGCGCGGCTTTCGTCCCCTGCCGCCACAAGACCTGATGCCAGACGGCATCTGCCAGCATCTCTTCCACGGTTTGACGTGGGTGAGACGGCGTCGGGTATTTAGATTGACGCCCGTGAACAGGTTTCAGGCTTAGTAAGAGTTGAACATCGGCGGGGTAGGCCTTTTGAGAACGATAGATACCCACGGACCAGTGAAGATTCCGGTCGCTTAACGCTTGCCGGAACGGCGCGTTGGCACCGTAGCCGGCATCGGCAAGCACCATGCCGAAGTTGAGGTGCGGGGAGACGCGGTCGAGTTCGTCAATGGCGACAGCCCATTTGCTCAGCGCGTGCTGGTGTTCCTCAGGAACACCAGCATCAACCATCCGCTGGGCGTTACCTGTCCAGTCACGGGGTAGAAAAAGGCGGAGACTGACAGGAACAGGAAGATCGTGTTGGGCTAGCGTGAGCGAGATCAAACATTGGCACTGGGTCAGTCCACCTACCTGTCCGGAGTACTGCTTGGTAACCCCGACCGACTTGGTTCCAGATTTGGTCAAGCAGGTGTCGTCGATGATCAGGACTGCACCTTTCCCGCCAAGCATTTGGTTGGCTCGCTGAAAGAGTAAGGGCTCGAGGGCGGCGGTGCTCCATGGGCTGTCCGTGATGAAATGCTGAAAACGATCCTCGTCGCCAGGTGCGACCAGATCGGCCATGGGAACTATACTTTTCCGGTGCGACACGCTGCACAGACCTTGAACGTAAAGTGCGGCGAGACGTCGTCTCGCCTTGTGGTGCAAATGGACCTGAAAGGGTTCGAACCAAGTCGGGAAGTGTCGGGTCCAGCGTGGCAGGTGACGACGCATAGGAGAAGGACAGCATCACCGATGCTGTCCTTGATGTCACCTTGCTGAATTTTCCCGAAGTACAGATAAGCACCGTCCCTCTCGCATCTTTTGAACCCGGAGTCAACCCCTATTCGCGGTAAATAGGTAGTGACGCTACAGGGTGGTGATCCTGATAGAGAGAGGGACTCTCTGCTCCTCGTTGTGGTGGGATAGCCAGCGCTCAACGCTGTGAGCGTTGGGACATCAGCGTGAAGGCTATGTAGCACTTCTTAGCGCCACGACTGCGGATCGCTAAGCCATCTGATCCGGATCAGATGTACTTTTACTGTATCGTTGGACTTTATGGTTCTGGGCGTCTGTCTCAGCCGCGCGGTGCTTTACAGGCTGTGAGAAGGGATTTGGTCTTGCCGCTGCTCGTAAAGGCATTAAGCTCCGCCTGCCCTTGATGCTCCCACCATTCCAGACCGTTCGGTGCTTGTGCCGGGCCGTACAGGCCAGCGTACCTTGACCCGCTCGCGCTGAGTGCTTCAGCCAGACCGTACTGTTTGCCCTGCCAATTCACGACCGCGAACAGGGGCCGAGTCGCAAAGCGGATATAAATCACATCAAGTTTGGTACCGCCTGAGCAGGTGTAATGCACAGTTCTATAGGTCATGGAGATAGGGGATGTTGCGGCAAGGGCGGGAGCGCTCAAACTCAGGGTTGCGGCCAGTGTCAGCAGGTGTCTCATCTCCTAGACCCTACAGTCGGGTGCGTTGCAGGCTCGTAACGGCCTCTGCCCCTCTTCACCGAATCAAACGCAGAGGCCTCTTTGCATCCAGGTTCCGGGATGCGAGGTGCTCCCGCTGGGCGGAGCGAGACTGAAGACCAATGAAGACTCGTAGTTCCGTTGCCCTTGATGTCGTCAAGGACGGAGTCAATGCCGGCTCAATCGGCTAGAGACCAGTGGCCTGATCAGGCCCGTGTCCCTTAAGGCCGCGTTCTATCTATCGGTTCTTAATCCGTACTACTTGTGTAGATCGTATGCAAGAAAGTTCAGGTTTTTGTCTGGTGTTACAAGGCGTTATGGCTCGATAACGCATCATAACGCTTTCGATACGGTCTGCTCTGTACCCTCTACTCAGTCTTCCAACCAATCACCCGTAAATCACTTCGCGGAGATTTAACGTTGAAGGACTACCAGGCTGACCGCACGTCTTCTGAACAGGATGTTGCGATTGAAATTCGTCTCTTTCCGTCGGTTGGCAAGCTCAAATAGCGCCTTCGTTCTCCATCTCTATTTTGGCAGCGTAGTTTTCCTTTCACTGAAAATTATGAGTGTTTAGCTTCTACACGAGATTGGGAAGGAGTCTCTTTGGCATACC comes from Deinococcus betulae and encodes:
- a CDS encoding glyoxalase superfamily protein, encoding MHHDAPFATLWSALAKTQAQALQDELNARGLIIKRSQAIELRAQLAAQRSWNHYSAALQQGKGVVNPLLGLEERLQASLARLGLTLPPGEAQQVLAQMERAGLTVLHRALMTAQAHVALYPVTGTVLNLRTLDHQLAAVDEGEVMHDLERARPHFGELFEEPELLPLLATLCEQEGPGVLAALHTPDDVTWAYLQDERQAVLFALAQATLPEIVSERFGWSRARLRRTAPPSWPLSGSSPQATGGRFSWARLWLHGEGLEPRLAQLEARLPAGFPFGASLPTTLTPTEAHLAFWDALEGAALRARQSPPPSLNWPTTLDEGALKALHSSLAREVQAVLRGARTRFPEAAQADIRAAVAAGRPVVDLLAELDVLLEDEQWHARQRVWQQVHDLREVQVGDTLCVNGGQPFQVRAVAGVQGFTLSVMDHQGRSQAIEDRDRLERRIVAQG
- a CDS encoding helix-turn-helix domain-containing protein; this encodes MGVSTFHARLKAVTGLSPLQFQKNVRLQEARRLYSAGLDVGAVSRQVGYASASQFTREYTRLFSTTPRQEMAHLRVSGVK
- a CDS encoding class I SAM-dependent methyltransferase — translated: MRIATLDQLLDALDGLFADGSDWTRREQDDPWIRIFSQDTHPLNSNLPDANLVSWLRQGLLPSGEARTALDLGCGLGRNTRWFARQGYQATGIDLSAYAVNQAQARSNEGDVTFLEGDVLREHISGGPFDVIYDSGCFHHLPPHRRLSYLRTLEKVLKPGGLFGICTFAWGQMGSEEDDVTLLRQGHLEGGIAYTMDDLRQVFSSLEFLEGGALQVESGQTEEVFDMPFLHAALFRRPQEQQDGS
- a CDS encoding IS701 family transposase; this encodes MRRHLPRWTRHFPTWFEPFQVHLHHKARRRLAALYVQGLCSVSHRKSIVPMADLVAPGDEDRFQHFITDSPWSTAALEPLLFQRANQMLGGKGAVLIIDDTCLTKSGTKSVGVTKQYSGQVGGLTQCQCLISLTLAQHDLPVPVSLRLFLPRDWTGNAQRMVDAGVPEEHQHALSKWAVAIDELDRVSPHLNFGMVLADAGYGANAPFRQALSDRNLHWSVGIYRSQKAYPADVQLLLSLKPVHGRQSKYPTPSHPRQTVEEMLADAVWHQVLWRQGTKAALSGRFAAKYVCLADGTEYRQGQHLPSQSAWIIGEERRGGERKYYACNLPPETALHHLVEGTKRRWACELTHRELKQEVGLDHFEGRSWRGLHHHALLCMVALLFLQWLRLSQPDDLIGDSVPTIRDELAAGLLPACYSRCCPCTGLFSGP
- a CDS encoding MliC family protein, coding for MTYRTVHYTCSGGTKLDVIYIRFATRPLFAVVNWQGKQYGLAEALSASGSRYAGLYGPAQAPNGLEWWEHQGQAELNAFTSSGKTKSLLTACKAPRG